A portion of the Drosophila sechellia strain sech25 chromosome 2R, ASM438219v1, whole genome shotgun sequence genome contains these proteins:
- the LOC6608547 gene encoding protocadherin-like wing polarity protein stan isoform X3 has product MQTREFPQRPLGLLLVLLVVLLQSSLIKSYLIIVHEDTPSGTVIFNASVYKLGSERHYKINAHKSANFVHHLVSVNHKDGQIQLRKALKCDGIYYPNLFTFYVDSTSNRLRSIDYYSLPVRIFVSGHSCNEDRRIEQELHHHHYEEEDNTGYSKRRRRRSTQEMIQLNGNQLEEVFRQNSTEFRAGDLIFGDSFDNEMRHRILSRKRRAVGSPDPLHLQPALHRRISDAKQWISETYASYAIHTTDKWNQICLRRSQFINSLNAFLPRSVCQHCKVSFLDVNDERFAIEHQSRDLVASRDVCIAESMWKVSITFNIRCDRRDIVDSDHRLKIVYHHQEFNDTDIARRVRRELRNQSPYFEQALYVASVLEEQPPGAAVTTVRARDPEDSPVVYSMVSLLDSRSQSLFKVDSRTGVVTTSASLDRELMDVHYFRVVATDDSFPPRSGTTTLQVNVLDCNDHSPTFEAEQFEASIREGATVGSTVITLRATDQDIGKNAEIEYGIEAVTDGAGLAQDQEMPIFRIDSRSGVISTRSSLDRETSDSYHLLVTAADLASAQSERRTATASVQVKVLDDNDNYPQFSERTYTVQVPEDQWGGTEDNTVAHIRATDADQGNNAAIRYAIIGGNTQSQFSIDSMSGDVSLVKPLDYESVRSYRLVIRAQDGGSPSRSNTTQLLVNVIDANDNAPRFYTSQFQESVLENVPVGYNIIRVQAYDSDEGANAEITYSISERDDNFPLAVDPRTGWVQTIKPLDREEQGRFAFQVVAKDGGVPPKSASSSVVITVQDVNDNDPAFNPKYYEANVGEDQPPGTPVTTVTATDPDEDSRLHYEITTGNTRGRFAITSQNGRGLITIAQSLDYKQEKRFLLTVAATDSGGRSDTATVHINITDANNFAPIFENAPYSASVFEDAPVGTTVLVVSATDSDVGVNAQITYSLNEESINGLGSPDPFSINPQTGAIVTNAPLDRETTSGYLLTVTAKDGGNPSLSDTTDVEIGVTDVNDNAPAFKSPLYQASILEDALVGTSVIQVAASDPDVGLNGRIKYLLSDRDIEDGSFVIDPTSGTIRTNKGLDRESVAVFHLTAIAVDKGSPPLSSTVEVQIRLEDVNDSPPTFASDKITLYVPENSPVGSVVGEIHAHDPDEGVNAVVHYSIIGGDDSNAFSLVTRPGSERAQLLTMTELDYESTRKRFELVVRAASPPLRNDAHIEILVTDVNDNAPVLRDFQVIFNNFRDHFPSGEIGRIPAFDADVSDKLHYRILSGNNANLLRLNSSSGGLVLSPQLNTNVPKFATMEVSVSDGINEAKAIMQLSVRLITEDMLFNSVTVRLNEMTEEAFLSPLLNFFLDGLAAIIPCPKEHIFVFSIQDDTDVSSRILNVSFSARRPDVSHEEFYTPQYLQERVYLNRAILARLATVEVLPFDDNLCVREPCLNFEECLTVLKFGNASEFIHSDTVLFRPIYPVNTFACSCPEGFTGSKEHYLCDTEVDLCYSDPCQNGGTCVRREGGYTCVCPSTHTGQNCETGVGHLRPCPSETCEGGLSCLSNYPSSQPPPYTATCELRARAFGRNSFLTFESLKQRHRFNLKLRFATVQENGLLLYNGRYNELHDFIALEIHEGHVSFSFSLGDHSERISVIQEAKVSDGKWHQVEVVYLNRSVTLVLDNCDTAIALSGQLGDRWSCANRTTLKLDKRCSLLTETCHRFLDLTGPLQVGGLPRIPAHFPVTNRDFVGCISDLRIDDRFVDLNSYVADNGTLAGCPQKAPLCQSEPCFNGGTCREGWGTYSCECPEGYAGNSCQDNIPAPWRFSGDGSLSFNPLLRPIQLPWTTSFSLRTRQKEAFLLQIQIGQNSSAAVCLRQGVLYYIFDGEPMYLAGAFLSDGEWHRVEIRWQQGSEIHFSVDYGQRSGSVPMSQKVQGLYVGKIVMGSPDGSIGAVPEASPFEGCIQDVRIGAGQSVLSRPTIRENVEDGCESRAQCPDHCPNHSSCQSSWDLSTCECDSGYVGTDCAPICTVRPCASGVCRANTSLTRGYDCECNSSSRHGDYCEKELQQPCPGGWWGERVCGPCRCDLAQGYHPDCNKTTGQCYCKTNHYQPPNETACLSCDCYSIGSFSGACNPLTGQCECREGVIGRRCDSCSNPYAEVTLSGCEVVYDACPRSFAGGVWWPRTPLGGVAIEGCPPPARGKGQRSCDAQSGSWNTPDMYNCTSEPFVELRRQLSQLEKLELELNSFVAIKMAEQLRKACEAVDRRGASKDQKILGNGRPNRRYKMESSFLLSNGGNVWSHELEMDYLSDELKFTHDRLYGADLLVTEGLLQELINYELMQSGLNLSHSQDKYFIKNLVDAASVILDRKYEAEWRRATELIQRGPDDLVDAFNKYLVVLARSQHDTYTSPFEIVQPNMALGLDIVTTESLFGYEPEQLSEYHRSKYLKPNAFTTESVVLPDTSGFLQHSARQRPVISFPKYNNYILDRRKFDQHTKVLVPLEMLGITPPESDEISQSGRRGSSHDHRAIVAYAQYKDVGQLLPDLYDETITRRWGVDVELATPILSLQILVPSMEREQETQRLEIPSRKIFSSSSPSSSSSGSTEQQFVEVFDVPKAPTSSSEQQIEDIRITAHEIPPPVSSVEHQEASSSEDGEEREPHIRLNLDDIEFHGNSGEEVISPDSPEMLNPNYEGVSSTGSDEQTKGENEAVYRDRRLVKRQVEITYPSEQMQQSEQVVYRSLGSPHLAQPIKLQMWLDVDSARFGPRSNPQCVRWNSFTNQWTRLGCQTEIPDFDGDFNPAAQQAILVNCSCTHISSYAVIVDVIDPEDIPEPSLLVQITSYSAFLVSLPLLLGVLLALALLRGQQTNSNTIHQNIVLCVFCAELLFFVGMQSRRQLLESEFPCKLTAICLHYFWLAAFAWTTVDCVHLYRMLTEMRDINHGPMGFYFAMGYGAPAIVVGLSVGVRAHEYGNSLFCWLSVYEPVVWWLVGPIAGMSVVNLLILFVSVKAAFTLKDHVLGFGNLRTLLWLSVVSLPLMGVMWVLAVLAASEHSQLLSLLLSGVVLLHALFCLIGYCIINKRVRENLQRTCLRCMGRKVPLLDSSMVVSNSSHNVNAAARPSNFLASGYDTTTRRNIGISASSTTSRSTAKTSSSPYSDGQLRQTSTSTSNYNSASDAPSFLRGFESSTTGRSRGGEEKPSRRQRKDSDSGSETDGRSLELASSHSSDDDESRTARSSGTHRSTAVSSTPAYLPNITEHVQATTPPELNVVQSPQLFPSVNKPVYAPRWSSQLPDAYLQSPPNIGRWSQDTGSDNEHVHGPAKMTISPNPLPNPDLTDTSYLQQHHNKINMPPSILENIRDAREGYEDSLYGRRGEYPDKYGSYKPPSHYGSEKDYPGGGSGSQTIGHMRSFNPDAAYLSDNIYDKQRTLGSGYLGTKSESPYLSKDRITPDIYGSRDGHYSLKRQPAYATDSLHSVHSLLKNDYHQQQQQQHHLQDRLSEGSDKNGYHFPYTAEEDHLPARKLSHTQPPSLHGSQLMQPPGVGLVNDVNNPGLMGRHTLNGGSRHSSRASSPPSTMVAPMQPLGPLTSITDTDWSWERLKQI; this is encoded by the exons ATGCAAACGAGGGAGTTCCCTCAAAGGCCCCTGGGCCTGCTCCTCGTGCTCCTTGTCGTCCTGCTGCAATCATCGCTCATCAAGAGCTACTTGATTATCGTGCACGAGGACACGCCTTCTGGCACGGTAATCTTCAACGCCTCCGTCTATAAACTTGGTTCCGAACGGCATTACAAGATCAATGCCCACAAGTCGGCCAATTTCGTGCACCATCTGGTCTCCGTGAATCACAAGGATGGCCAGATTCAGCTGAGAAAGGCCCTCAAGTGCGATGGCATCTACTATCCGAATCTGTTCACCTTCTACGTAGACTCCACCTCGAATCGACTGCGCAGCATAGATTACTATAGTCTGCCTGTGCGGATCTTCGTCTCGGGCCACAGTTGCAATGAAGATAGGAGGATAGAGCAGGAACTGCATCACCATCACTATGAGGAGGAGGACAATACGGGCTACTCAAAGCGGAGGCGAAGGCGATCCACCCAGGAGATGATCCAACTGAATGGCAATCAGCTAGAGGAGGTGTTCCGGCAAAACAGCACTGAGTTCCGAGCAGGGGATCTGATATTTGGCGACAGCTTCGACAATGAGATGAGGCACAGGATTCTGAGCCGAAAGAGAAGAGCAGTGGGATCGCCGGATCCGCTGCACCTCCAGCCCGCCCTGCATCGACGGATCTCGGATGCCAAGCAGTGGATCTCAGAGACGTACGCCTCCTATGCCATTCACACCACGGACAAGTGGAACCAGATCTGCTTGAGAAGATCGCAGTTCATCAACAGCCTGAATGCCTTTCTGCCACGATCCGTTTGCCAGCACTGCAAGGTTAGTTTTCTGGATGTGAACGACGAGCGATTCGCCATCGAGCACCAGAGCAGGGATCTGGTGGCCAGCAGGGATGTCTGCATCGCAGAGTCCATGTGGAAAGTAAGCATAACCTTCAACATCAGGTGCGATCGACGCGACATCGTGGACTCGGACCATCGCCTGAAGATCGTTTACCACCACCAGGAGTTTAACGATACGGATATCGCCCGAAGGGTTCGGAGGGAGCTCCGCAATCAATCACCCTACTTTGAACAAGCCCTCTATGTGGCCTCCGTTCTCGAGGAGCAACCGCCTGGCGCCGCGGTGACCACTGTGCGGGCCCGAGATCCCGAGGATTCTCCTGTGGTTTATTCCATGGTCTCACTGTTGGACTCCCGCTCGCAGTCGCTATTTAAGGTGGATTCCAGGACAGGCGTTGTTACCACCTCCGCCAGTTTGGATCGTGAGCTCATGGACGTGCATTACTTCCGAGTGGTGGCAACGGACGACAGCTTCCCACCGCGATCTGGTACGACGACGCTGCAGGTGAACGTCCTGGATTGTAATGACCACAGTCCCACCTTCGAGGCGGAACAGTTTGAGGCGAGTATCCGTGAAGGAGCCACTGTGGGATCCACAGTGATAACACTACGAGCAACCGATCAGGACATTGGCAAGAATGCGGAAATCGAATATGGTATTGAGGCAGTGACTG ATGGCGCCGGATTGGCACAAGACCAGGAAATGCCCATCTTCCGGATCGACTCCCGTTCGGGCGTGATCTCGACGAGGAGCAGTCTGGATCGGGAGACATCGGATAGCTATCATCTGCTGGTGACCGCAGCGGATTTGGCTTCGGCACAAAGCGAACGACGAACTGCCACGGCCAGTGTCCAGGTGAAGGTTCTCGATGACAACGACAACTACCCGCAGTTTAGCGAACGCACCTATACAGTCCAAGTGCCGGAGGATCAATGGGGTGGCACTGAGGATAACACCGTTGCGCACATTAGGGCAACGGATGCGGATCAAGGGAACAATGCCGCCATTAGATACGCCATAATCGGCGGAAATACTCAGTCACAGTTCTCTATTGACTCGATGTCCGGTGATGTGAGTCTAGTGAAACCGCTGGACTACGAAAGTGTACGCAGCTACAGGCTGGTTATTCGCGCTCAAGATGGAGGCAGTCCCTCCAGAAGTAACACCACCCAGCTCTTGGTTAACGTCATCGATGCGAATGACAATGCCCCGAGGTTTTACACCTCACAGTTTCAGGAGAGCGTGCTAGAGAATGTCCCCGTTGGTTACAACATCATTCGGGTGCAGGCCTACGACTCCGACGAAGGTGCCAATGCAGAGATTACCTACAGCATTTCCGAACGAGATGACAACTTTCCCCTGGCGGTGGATCCTCGCACTGGTTGGGTGCAAACCATCAAGCCACTGGATCGTGAGGAGCAAGGTCGCTTTGCCTTCCAGGTGGTGGCCAAAGATGGAGGTGTACCCCCCAAATCGGCCAGTTCCTCGGTGGTAATCACCGTGCAGGACGTGAACGACAATGATCCAGCCTTTAATCCCAAGTACTACGAGGCAAATGTGGGGGAGGATCAACCGCCCGGTACTCCGGTTACCACAGTCACAGCCACGGATCCGGACGAGGACTCCCGCTTGCACTACGAGATCACAACGGGCAACACAAGGGGTCGCTTTGCGATCACCTCTCAGAATGGTCGGGGTCTAATTACCATCGCCCAGTCGCTGGATTACAAGCAGGAGAAGCGCTTCCTGCTCACAGTAGCTGCCACCGACTCCGGAGGACGTTCTGATACGGCCACCGTCCATATCAACATCACGGATGCCAATAACTTCGCTCCCATCTTTGAAAATGCCCCTTATAGCGCATCAGTGTTTGAAGATGCCCCAGTGGGCACCACTGTCCTCGTGGTTTCCGCCACCGACAGTGATGTGGGAGTAAATGCACAGATCACCTACTCCCTTAATGAAGAGAGTATAAACGGCTTGGGTAGTCCAGATCCATTTTCGATCAATCCGCAGACTGGTGCCATTGTTACCAATGCCCCTCTGGATCGGGAGACCACCAGTGGATACCTGCTCACCGTGACTGCCAAGGACGGAGGTAACCCTTCGTTAAGTGACACTACCGACGTGGAGATTGGAGTGACCGATGTTAATGACAATGCACCTGCCTTTAAAAGCCCACTGTACCAAGCTTCCATTTTGGAAGATGCCCTAGTGGGAACCTCGGTGATCCAGGTGGCAGCCAGTGATCCCGACGTAGGCCTTAATGGGCGCATCAAATATTTGCTGAGTGACCGTGACATAGAGGACGGATCCTTCGTGATAGATCCGACCTCGGGAACCATTCGCACCAACAAGGGATTGGACAGAGAAAGTGTGGCCGTCTTTCATCTAACGGCCATTGCCGTGGATAAGGGATCACCACCGCTTTCAAGCACCGTGGAGGTGCAAATCCGATTGGAGGACGTCAATGATTCGCCACCAACTTTTGCTTCGGACAAAATCACACTCTATGTGCCGGAGAACTCGCCTGTGGGCTCTGTAGTGGGTGAGATTCATGCCCACGATCCCGATGAGGGCGTCAATGCAGTGGTGCACTATTCCATTATTGGCGGCGATGACTCCAATGCGTTTTCTTTGGTAACTCGACCTGGTTCCGAACGAGCTCAACTGCTGACCATGACAGAACTAGATTATGAATCCACTCGAAAGCGCTTTGAATTGGTGGTTCGGGCAGCCAGCCCTCCGTTACGTAACGATGCCCACATCGAGATCCTAGTCACAGATGTGAATGACAATGCACCAGTCCTGCGGGACTTTCAAGTTATATTCAACAATTTCCGCGATCATTTTCCCAGTGGAGAGATTGGACGAATTCCAGCTTTCGATGCCGATGTTAGCGATAAGCTACACTACAGGATACTTTCCGGCAATAATGCCAATCTACTGCGCCTCAACAGCAGCTCGGGAGGACTGGTGCTAAGTCCGCAACTGAACACCAATGTGCCCAAGTTTGCCACCATGGAGGTATCCGTATCGGATGGAATTAACGAAGCCAAGGCGATTATGCAGCTTTCAGTCCGACTGATCACCGAGGACATGCTCTTTAACTCGGTAACGGTGCGACTAAATGAGATGACTGAGGAGGCCTTCCTATCACCCTTGCTGAACTTCTTCCTGGACGGACTGGCTGCCATTATTCCCTGTCCCAAGGAACACATATTTGTGTTTAGCATCCAGGATGACACGGACGTTAGCTCACGCATTCTGAACGTCAGCTTTTCAGCACGCCGACCGGATGTGTCCCACGAGGAGTTCTACACGCCGCAGTATCTTCAGGAGCGAGTCTACTTGAACAGAGCCATTCTTGCCCGATTGGCCACCGTGGAGGTGCTTCCCTTCGACGACAATCTCTGCGTGCGGGAACCCTGCCTGAATTTCGAAGAGTGTTTAACTGTGCTGAAGTTCGGAAATGCTTCTGAGTTCATACACAGCGATACAGTCCTTTTCAGACCTATCTATCCGGTTAATACGTTTGCCTGCTCATGTCCAGAAGGCTTTACGGGTAGCAAGGAGCACTATCTGTGTGACACTGAGGTGGATCTCTGCTACTCTGATCCCTGTCAAAATGGAGGAACCTGTGTGAGGCGAGAAGGAGGCTACACTTGTGTATGTCCATCTACGCATACTGGTCAAAATTGCGAAACAGGAGTGGGACACCTGCGTCCTTGTCCGTCGGAAACATGTGAGGGAGGGTTGTCCTGCCTCAGCAATTATCCCAGCTCACAGCCTCCTCCCTATACGGCCACCTGTGAGCTGCGAGCTCGTGCCTTTGGGCGCAACTCCTTCCTAACCTTCGAAAGTCTAAAACAAAGGCATCGATTCAATCTTAAGCTCCGCTTTGCCACCGTACAGGAAAATGGATTGCTACTCTACAATGGAAGATACAATGAACTGCATGACTTTATTGCATTGGAGATCCATGAAGGACACGTGAGCTTCTCCTTTTCTTTGGGCGATCATAGTGAAAGGATTTCGGTGATCCAGGAGGCAAAGGTTTCCGATGGAAAATGGCATCAGGTGGAAGTGGTCTATTTGAACCGAAGTGTCACCTTAGTCCTAGATAATTGTGACACCGCCATTGCCCTTTCTGGACAACTGGGTGATAGATGGAGCTGCGCTAATCGCACTACTTTGAAGTTGGACAAACGCTGTTCGCTGCTCACGGAGACCTGCCATCGCTTTCTGGATCTGACAGGACCTCTTCAAGTGGGCGGACTTCCTCGCATCCCAGCCCACTTCCCGGTGACCAATCGCGACTTTGTGGGATGTATCTCTGACCTTCGAATAGATGATCGTTTCGTAGATCTCAACTCATATGTGGCGGATAATGGAACGTTAGCTGGCTGCCCCCAAAAGGCTCCACTCTGCCAATCCGAGCCTTGTTTCAATGGCGGCACCTGCCGCGAGGGCTGGGGAACCTATTCCTGCGAGTGTCCCGAGGGATATGCTGGAAACAGCTGCCAGGATAATATACCAGCTCCGTGGCGATTCTCCGGAGATGGAAGTCTCAGTTTCAATCCCCTTTTGCGACCTATCCAGTTACCATGGACCACCTCCTTCTCGCTGAGAACACGCCAGAAAGAGGCTTTCCTCCTCCAAATTCAAATCGGACAGAACAGTTCGGCCGCAGTTTGTCTGAGGCAAGGAGTACTCTACTATATTTTTGATGGAGAACCCATGTATTTGGCTGGAGCTTTCCTCTCCGACGGTGAGTGGCACAGAGTAGAAATTCGTTGGCAGCAGGGTTCCGAGATACACTTCTCAGTGGATTACGGACAGCGGTCTGGATCGGTGCCCATGTCGCAGAAGGTTCAAGGCCTCTATGTGGGCAAGATTGTAATGGGTAGCCCCGACGGCAGTATTGGAGCAGTTCCCGAAGCCTCTCCATTCGAGGGGTGCATTCAAGATGTGCGTATTGGAGCGGGGCAATCGGTTCTCTCGCGTCCAACTATTCGGGAGAATGTGGAAGACGGCTGCGAATCACGTGCTCAGTGTCCGGATCATTGTCCCAACCACTCATCCTGCCAGAGTTCTTGGGATCTGTCTACCTGCGAGTGTGATTCCGGGTATGTGGGTACAGACTGTGCCCCCATCTGTACGGTGAGGCCTTGTGCTTCCGGAGTTTGCAGAGCAAACACAAGTTTGACTCGAGGTTATGATTGCGAGTGCAACAGCAGTTCCCGGCATGGAGATTATTGTGAGAAGGAACTTCAGCAACCGTGTCCTGGCGGTTGGTGGGGCGAACGGGTGTGTGGTCCATGTAGATGCGATCTGGCCCAAGGATACCACCCGGACTGCAACAAAACCACCGGACAGTGCTACTGCAAGACAAATCACTACCAACCTCCGAACGAAACCGCCTGCCTTTCCTGCGACTGCTACTCCATCGGAAGCTTTAGTGGAGCATGCAATCCTCTGACAGGACAATGCGAGTGCCGTGAAGGAGTTATTGGACGTAGGTGTGACTCATGCTCAAATCCCTATGCCGAAGTCACCCTTAGTGGATGCGAAGTGGTGTACGATGCCTGTCCGCGATCCTTTGCCGGTGGGGTATGGTGGCCACGCACTCCTCTTGGAGGAGTTGCCATCGAAGGATGTCCTCCACCGGCTCGAGGAAAAGGGCAACGCAGCTGCGATGCTCAATCAGGAAGCTGGAATACTCCGGATATGTACAACTGCACCTCGGAGCCTTTTGTGGAGCTGCGTCGTCAACTTTCACAACTGGAGAAACTCGAATTGGAGCTTAACTCGTTtgtggccataaaaatggCAGAGCAGCTGAGAAAAGCTTGCGAGGCGGTGGACAGGAGAGGTGCCAGCAAGGATCAAAAGATTTTGGGAAATGGCCGCCCTAACCGGCGTTACAAAATGGAATCATCTTTCCTGCTTAGCAATGGCGGAAACGTGTGGTCACATGAACTCGAAATGGACTACCTCTCCGATGAATTGAAATTCACCCATGATCGTCTGTATGGCGCCGATCTTCTGGTGACGGAGGGTCTCCTACAGGAGCTGATTAACTATGAACTCATGCAAAGTGGTCTTAACTTGTCCCACAGTCAAGACAAATACTTTATTAAGAATCTGGTGGATGCGGCCAGCGTAATTTTGGACCGAAAATACGAGGCAGAATGGAGAAGGGCCACGGAACTCATTCAAAGGGGACCAGACGATCTGGTTGATGCATTTAACAAGTACCTGGTGGTTTTGGCTCGATCCCAACATGACACCTACACAAGTCCTTTTGAGATCGTGCAACCAAACATGGCCCTAGGATTGGACATCGTCACCACTGAATCCCTATTTGGTTACGAACCGGAGCAGTTAAGCGAATACCACCGGAGCAAGTACCTCAAACCGAATGCATTTACCACAGAAAGTGTTGTGCTGCCGGATACCAGTGGATTTCTACAGCACTCGGCTCGTCAGCGACCAGTGATTAGTTTCCCCAAGTACAATAACTACATATTGGATCGTCGTAAGTTTGATCAGCACACCAAGGTCCTGGTGCCCCTGGAGATGCTGGGAATTACGCCTCCAGAAAGCGATGAGATTTCACAGAGTGGACGAAGAGGAAGTAGTCATGACCATCGTGCCAtcgtggcgtatgcgcaatacaAGGATGTGGGACAGCTGCTCCCCGATCTGTATGATGAAACCATTACCCGTCGTTGGGGTGTGGATGTAGAGCTGGCTACCCCCATTCTCTCCCTGCAAATTTTAGTTCCCTCAATGGAAAGGGAGCAGGAGACGCAACGCCTGGAGATTCCGTCGAGAAAGATCTTCTCTTCATCTTCGCCATCTTCATCCTCATCAGGCAGCACGGAACAACAATTTGTGGAGGTTTTCGATGTTCCTAAAGCTCCAACGAGCAGTAGTGAGCAACAGATTGAGGATATACGGATAACAGCTCACGAAATTCCGCCACCAGTTTCCTCTGTAGAACACCAGGAGGCTTCAAGTAGTGAAGACGGTGAAGAGAGGGAACCACACATTCGCCTAAATCTTGACGACATTGAGTTCCATGGCAACTCCGGAGAGGAGGTCATATCTCCAGACTCACCCGAGATGCTTAATCCAAATTATGAAGGCGTCAGTTCTACTGGAAGTGATGAGCAGACAAAGGGTGAAAACGAAGCGGTTTATAGAGATCGCCGTTTGGTTAAGAGACAGGTAGAGATCACTTATCCTTCAGAACAAATGCAGCAATCAGAACAGGTGGTGTATAGATCCTTGGGCTCGCCTCATTTGGCGCAACCCATAAAGCTGCAGATGTGGCTGGATGTGGACTCAGCTCGTTTTGGACCCCGTTCGAACCCCCAATGCGTCCGCTGGAACTCCTTTACCAATCAGTGGACTAGATTGGGCTGTCAAACTGAGATTCCCGACTTCGATGGAGACTTCAATCCTGCGGCACAACAAGCGATCCTTGTGAACTGTAGCTGCACCCATATTTCCAGCTATGCTGTCATTGTGGATGTGATTGATCCAGAGGACATCCCAGAACCTTCGCTTTTGGTGCAGATTACCTCCTACTCCGCCTTCCTGGTTTCACTTCCCCTGCTGCTGGGAGTGCTCTTAGCTTTGGCCCTCCTACGTGGTCAGCAGACCAACTCAAACACCATTCACCAGAACATCGTGCTTTGTGTCTTCTGCGCGGAGCTCCTTTTCTTCGTGGGTATGCAATCGCGTCGGCAGCTCCTGGAGAGCGAGTTTCCCTGCAAGCTGACGGCCATCTGTCTGCACTACTTCTGGTTGGCTGCCTTCGCCTGGACAACGGTGGACTGCGTTCATCTATACAGAATGCTCACCGAAATGCGTGACATTAACCACGGTCCCATGGGTTTCTATTTCGCCATGGGCTATGGTGCCCCGGCCATCGTCGTCGGATTATCTGTTGGAGTTCGTGCTCATGAGTACGGAAATAGTTTATT CTGTTGGCTGTCTGTCTACGAGCCCGTTGTGTGGTGGTTAGTGGGTCCCATTGCGGGCATGTCCGTGGTGAACCTGCTCATCCTTTTCGTCTCCGTCAAAGCTGCCTTTACACTTAAGGATCACGTACTTGGATTTGGAAACTTGCGAACGCTCCTCTGGCTGTCTGTGGTATCGCTCCCGCTGATGGGAGTCATGTGGGTCCTAGCGGTGCTGGCCGCTTCGGAGCACTCTCAGTTGCTGAGCCTGTTGCTCTCCGGCGTGGTGCTACTACACGCGCTTTTCTGCCTCATTGGATACTGCATCATTAACAAGCGGGTGCGGGAAAACCTCCAACGCACCTGTCTGCGATGCATGGGTCGCAAGGTTCCGCTTTTGGATTCCTCCATGGTGGTTAGCAATAGCTCACACAACGTGAATGCAGCGGCGAGGCCGAGTAACTTCCTGGCAAGTGGATATGATACCACCACCAGGCGAAACATAGGCATCAGCGCTAGTAGCACTACGTCGAGAAGTACGGCCAAAACTAGTTCGAGTCCGTACAGCGACGGACAACTGAGGCAGACCTCAACGTCCACCTCGAACTACAATTCAGCCAGCGATGCTCCGAGCTTCTTGAGAGGATTCGAATCTTCTACAACCGGAAGGAGTAGAGGTGGCGAGGAGAAACCATCCCGGCGCCAGAGGAAGGACTCAGACTCTGGCTCCGAAACAGATGGAAGATCCCTCGAACTAGCCAGCAGTCACTCCAGCGATGATGATGAGTCGCGAACGGCTAGATCTTCTGGTACACATCGCAGCACGGCCGTGAGTTCGACGCCAGCCTATTTGCCCAACATCACGGAGCACGTCCAGGCCACCACCCCGCCGGAACTGAATGTGGTGCAGAGTCCGCAGCTCTTCCCGAGTGTAAATAAGCCCGTCTATGCTCCGCGCTGGTCGAGTCAGCTGCCAGATGCGTATTTGCAATCACCTCCGAACATCGGACGGTGGTCCCAGGACACTGGATCTGATAACGAACACGTTCACGGGCCAGCGAAGATGACCATCTCGCCGAATCCACTGCCCAATCCCGATCTCACGGACACCAGTTACCTGCAGCAGCACCATAACAAAATCAATATGCCTCCCTCGATTCTGGAAAATATTCGAGATGCTCGGGAGGGCTATGAGGACAGCTTATATGGGAGACGGGGGGAGTACCCTGACAAGTATGGCTCCTACAAGCCACCCAGTCACTATGGCAGCGAAAAGGACTATCCCGGCGGAGGAAGTGGCTCCCAGACGATTGGTCATATGAGAAGTTTCAACCCGGATGCCGCGTACTTGAGTGATAACATATACGACAAGCAGCGTACGCTGGGCAGTGGCTACTTGGGCACCAAGTCGGAGTCACCTTACCTGTCCAAAGATCGCATAACACCCGATATCTATGGATCCAGGGATGGTCATTATAGCCTCAAGAGACAGCCTGCCTATGCAACTGATTCCCTGCACTCGGTTCACTCGCTCCTAAAGAACGAttaccaccagcagcagcagcagcaacaccattTGCAGGACAGACTGTCCGAGGGATCGGATAAGAATGGCTACCACTTTCCCTACACCGCCGAGGAGGACCACCTGCCCGCCAGGAAGCTAAGCCACACCCAACCGCCTTCGCTACATGGATCTCAGCTGATGCAACCACCTGGAGTGGGCCTGGTGAACGATGTGAACAATCCGGGCTTGATGGGAAGGCACACCCTAAATGGAGGATCCCGACACAGTTCCAGAGCCTCCTCGCCGCCCTCCACCATGGTGGCTCCCATGCAGCCACTGGGGCCGCTGACCAGCATCACGGATACCGA CTGGTCCTGGGAACGTTTGAAGCAAATCTAA